A window of Mercenaria mercenaria strain notata chromosome 16, MADL_Memer_1, whole genome shotgun sequence contains these coding sequences:
- the LOC123540253 gene encoding uncharacterized protein LOC123540253 isoform X1 — MSVDEHAHTSIDDIEEHYEEKDDSRPFFQRQYCEVGIYITIYDAIPVEQKSIGLEHFFRMKTTEILYDEFAKMDTVNIRAEFVDRNILTDMYIERFEPGIVMAVGFDTVKDLDELWSLYKDDKLSSLIHDILITTGDLKAASITEVTLQTKLWEDEYDICKQELASEAKKRPDIQYRPNDMKMVHRLKDYQKIVAEEILRMRDLDNEIELNRNEFMNCIRNLLSEDVDRISSLKEYEILAKSSKAQHMFHKKLLDLYSSVVEKWRQYYNAFGKEIVIPLKQLHRACENEKQRDIKAKIITSIEEMQTMLQEDFDLQKISHPETEKKMARREYPVFRGLLSLIPMGAERLSDIDILMDDYMREFNLESKA, encoded by the exons ATGTCAGTTGACGAGCATGCGCACACTTCTATAGATGATATAGAGGAACATTATGAAGAGAAAGATGATTCTAGACCATTCTTTCAAAGGCAATACT GTGAAGTTGGTATCTACATCACGATTTATGATGCTATACCTGTGGAACAGAAGAGTATTGGCCTGGAACACTTTTTCCGCATGAAAACTACAGAAATACTGTACGATGAATTTGCTAAAATGGATACAGTGAACATACGTGCGGAATTTGTAGACAGAAATATATTGACTGACATGTATATAGAACGATTCGAGCCAG GAATTGTTATGGCTGTTGGTTTCGACACAGTCAAAGATCTCGATGAACTTTGGTCTTTGTACAAGGATGACAAACTCAGCTCTTTGATTCATGACATCTTAATTACTACCGGGGATTTGAAAGCAGCGTCCATTACGGAAGTAACATTACAAACAAAACTCTGGGAAGACGAGTATGATATCTGCAAACAAGAGCTAGCATCAGAAGCAAAAAAGAGACCGGATATTCAATACAGAC CAAATGACATGAAGATGGTTCACCGACTGAAAGACTATCAAAAGATTGTCGCTGAAGAAATACTGCGTATGCGTGATTTGGATAACGAGATCGAGTTAAATAGAAACGAATTTATGAACTGCATTCGCAATTTGCTTTCGGAAGATGTGGACAGGATTTCTTCTCTGAAAGAGTACGAAATCTTGGCTAAGTCGTCAAAGGCGCAGCACATGTTCCACAAAAAATTACTGGATTTATATTCCAGTGTCGTTGAGAAATGGCGCCAGTATTACAACGCTTTTGGAAAAGAAATTGTCATACCGTTAAAGCAGTTGCACCGAGCCTGTGAAAACGAGAAACAAAGAGACATTAAAGCAAAAATTATAACAAGCATAGAGGAAATGCAAACAATGCTACAGGAAGATTTTGATCTTCAAAAGATCTCTCATCCAGAAACTGAGAAAAAGATGGCACGGAGGGAGTATCCTGTGTTTCGGGGTCTCTTAAGTCTGATACCAATGGGAGCCGAAAGGCTGTCTGATATAGACATTCTCATGGACGATTACATGCGAGAATTTAATCTTGAATCAAAAGCTTAA
- the LOC123540253 gene encoding uncharacterized protein LOC123540253 isoform X2, whose amino-acid sequence MGNNQCVPHAQGEPVKDLLRRKFSCVSRQRKVDDLLRLAVHGDEKQFKKTAGAERLTERELDEFYEGTDALTNEFDDDVIEIEMYNYGHETPSEYSELDSDEYETDYSEHSYRFTPVTPKFTDPVMQMMYEEYCQRKWDKELDLISLSDLPELEEYKTIPVQKKYTTDQIIDRSNNKEEEPGTEDHDVHVQPANTMNKKMNIKSSDKGSGEYPSACNKSRDQVVNGSGIVRVNETQMFQELKRRSGLPERITEGLRQKSRDNDRANNIKSKLSNSEPGKRNSEFSMKKQPCVEAASDIRNKVHIKEKGSKQGLLERIAETFRRMTSSAKPSNIINVKPASPETTFVNCVAERKNNTVQ is encoded by the exons ATGGGCAATAATCAGTGTGTTCCACATGCTCAAGGTGAGCCTGTCAAGGACCTTTTACGTAGAAAATTTAGTTGTGTCAGCAGACAACGTAAGGTAGACGATTTGTTGAGGTTGGCGGTTCACGGCgacgaaaaacaattcaagaaaactGCAG GCGCTGAGAGACTAACAGAGCGGGAACTTGATGAATTCTACGAAGGAACAGACGCTCTCACCAACGAGTTCGATGATGACGTTATAGAGATTGAAATGTACAACTACGGACATGAGACACCCTCGGAATACAGTGAGCTCGACAGTGATGAGTATGAAACCGACTACTCTGAACACAGTTACCGATTTACTCCAGTTACTCCAAAATTTACAGATCCAGTAATGCAAATGATGTATGAAGAGTATTGTCAGAGGAAATGGGATAAG GAGCTTGACCTCATATCATTGTCGGATCTACCAGAACTCGAAGAATATAAAACCATACCAGTACAGAAAAAATATACTACGGATCAG ATTATAGACAGAAGTAATAACAAAGAAGAGGAACCCGGAACGGAAGATCATGACGTTCACGTTCAACCTGCTAACACAATGAACAAGAAAATGAACATTAAATCTTCAGACAAAGGTTCTGGTGAATATCCCAGTGCATGCAATAAATCACGTGATCAAGTCGTAAATGGTAGTGGCATCGTCCGTGTAAATGAAACACAAATGTTTCAAGAATTGAAAAGAAGAAGTGGACTGCCTGAGCGAATAACAGAAGGTCTGAGGCAAAAAAGTAGAGATAATGACAGAGCTAataacataaaatcaaaattgTCAAATTCAGAACCTGGCAAAAGAAATAGTGAATTTTCTATGAAAAAACAACCCTGCGTAGAAGCTGCCTCTGACATtcgaaataaggtgcatattaaAGAGAAAGGAAGCAAGCAAGGACTTTTAGAGAGAATTGCAGAGACATTTCGACGAATGACCAGTTCGGCGAAGCCCTCAAATATTATAAATGTGAAACCGGCAAGCCCTGAAACAACATTTGTTAACTGTGTGGCAGAGAGAAAAAATAATACTGTACAGTAA